The proteins below are encoded in one region of Candidatus Moraniibacteriota bacterium:
- the murC gene encoding UDP-N-acetylmuramate--L-alanine ligase — MTERLSHFRKIHMIGIKGAGMTALAELLTKQGIIVTGSDTSEVFFTDALLQKWQIQYAEQFDAKNIPSNVEAVIYSTAYSKEKNSELAFAFTLGVPVLSYPQALGMLTREKMTLAVCGTHGKTTTSALLAETLKMTGSDPSAIVGSRILNWEGNALAGSGEFLVLEADEYQNKLAEYTPFCVILTSVDFDHPDFFATKEQYEQVFKDFVARIPKHGVLVYCNDLSSVVNVAEVATCQKISYGFLPGADFHIDQFTPAQMGFVFEKNMPKQTFTVTTKNQSLGQFSLQLAGAHNTENAVAVLALCSYLKQDIERIRRAFEKFSGTERRFEYIGERYGTLLYDDYAHHPEEIIVTLRAFRELYPKRRLRVVFHPHTFTRTKALLAEFSQSFDSADEVYILDIYGSAREEQGGVSSLELVSRINQFVPGKATYVPSQEAVIEHLEETMGRQDVIITLGAGNVWEISHHLARVGDK, encoded by the coding sequence ATGACAGAACGACTCTCTCATTTCAGAAAGATACATATGATCGGCATCAAAGGTGCCGGTATGACAGCTTTGGCCGAATTGCTCACGAAGCAAGGAATAATCGTGACGGGATCAGATACATCAGAAGTATTTTTTACTGATGCATTGTTACAGAAATGGCAGATACAGTATGCAGAGCAATTCGATGCCAAGAATATTCCATCGAATGTCGAAGCTGTTATTTATTCCACCGCATATTCAAAAGAAAAGAATTCTGAACTGGCTTTTGCTTTCACTCTGGGTGTTCCGGTGCTCAGTTATCCGCAAGCACTCGGAATGCTGACTCGAGAGAAAATGACACTCGCAGTATGTGGAACACACGGAAAAACAACAACAAGTGCTCTCCTTGCAGAAACGCTCAAGATGACTGGATCCGACCCTTCGGCTATTGTCGGAAGTCGAATTTTGAATTGGGAAGGCAATGCACTTGCGGGGAGTGGAGAATTTCTTGTACTTGAAGCAGATGAATATCAAAACAAGCTTGCAGAATATACGCCATTCTGTGTCATTCTGACGAGTGTCGATTTTGATCATCCTGATTTTTTTGCAACGAAGGAACAATACGAACAGGTATTTAAGGACTTTGTGGCTCGTATTCCAAAGCATGGCGTTCTTGTATATTGCAATGATTTGTCATCAGTAGTGAATGTTGCAGAGGTTGCTACCTGTCAGAAAATTTCTTACGGATTCCTCCCAGGAGCAGATTTTCATATCGATCAATTTACACCAGCACAGATGGGATTTGTCTTTGAGAAGAATATGCCGAAACAAACGTTTACCGTTACGACAAAAAATCAATCACTGGGCCAATTTTCTCTTCAGCTTGCTGGTGCTCATAATACTGAGAATGCAGTCGCGGTATTGGCACTTTGCTCGTATCTCAAACAAGACATCGAGCGAATTCGCAGAGCATTCGAGAAATTTTCAGGAACGGAACGACGTTTCGAATATATCGGTGAACGGTATGGAACACTTCTCTACGATGACTATGCTCATCATCCGGAGGAAATCATCGTGACACTCCGAGCTTTTCGCGAACTCTACCCAAAACGCCGATTGAGAGTTGTTTTTCATCCACATACATTCACTCGTACCAAAGCGCTCCTTGCAGAGTTTTCGCAGAGTTTTGATTCAGCTGATGAAGTATACATTCTCGATATTTATGGAAGTGCACGAGAAGAACAAGGAGGCGTATCATCTCTTGAACTCGTATCACGTATCAACCAGTTTGTTCCCGGGAAAGCGACATATGTTCCATCACAAGAAGCAGTGATCGAACATTTGGAAGAGACAATGGGACGACAAGATGTTATCATAACACTAGGAGCTGGGAATGTCTGGGAAATCTCTCATCATTTGGCGAGAGTAGGTGATAAGTGA
- the raiA gene encoding ribosome-associated translation inhibitor RaiA has product MNMRFLFKGIEVNEKMRKYIIKRIGRIEKFVDAVTLFEIEVSQDKKGKFRVEVMVKTPHQMYRAEEVTESIEGSTDTVIDELEAQIVKKKNKLHDLKLRGKRSIKKKLVVDAAARF; this is encoded by the coding sequence ATGAATATGCGATTTTTGTTCAAGGGCATAGAGGTGAATGAAAAGATGAGGAAATATATTATCAAACGCATCGGAAGAATAGAAAAATTCGTTGATGCAGTCACATTGTTTGAAATCGAAGTGAGTCAGGACAAGAAAGGAAAGTTTCGTGTCGAAGTGATGGTCAAGACTCCTCATCAAATGTATCGCGCAGAAGAAGTGACAGAAAGTATCGAAGGTTCGACTGATACCGTCATTGATGAACTCGAAGCACAAATTGTCAAGAAAAAAAATAAACTTCATGATTTGAAATTACGTGGGAAACGTTCTATCAAGAAGAAGCTTGTCGTCGATGCTGCCGCTCGTTTCTAG
- a CDS encoding DUF4012 domain-containing protein, giving the protein MKKYSTQFWVSFVIVSVISLTGWFIFWEVKNQGFGSLKRMLGLVPISQETRADLETVISLADAVLSTQGQEKVFLILFQNNLELRPGGGFIGSFGILKIKDGTVTDLAIHDTGNFDGRIPSTVLPPYPMKETLGINSWKFRDSNYSPDFPLNAKQAELFYQMGQGQEQFDGVVAITTNVLSSFLRVTGPVTLEGFPGTYGADNAVLDLEYQVEQGYLRQDIAFGDRKSVMSILGFEILKQVKELSFSKKYELFQVILDDLRSKDIQLAFKDELLQEEIAFSGWDGKVDEKWRNDYLLLVDANLNSFKSDYYMKRSYAYTIDLSSEIPQASLAVTYKNTAKIKDWFAKDYQTFLRVYIPQGSYIKTVQGASKAPVYGEDFNKKYVGVIVHIPILSEKTVTFEYTLPSDFNREWYDLKIQKQSGLSDVPISVTVIKKDGSKEEKNMILNQDQVLSESE; this is encoded by the coding sequence ATGAAAAAATATTCGACTCAATTCTGGGTATCATTCGTTATCGTGTCGGTCATTTCTTTGACAGGCTGGTTTATTTTTTGGGAAGTGAAGAATCAGGGATTCGGTAGTCTCAAACGCATGCTCGGACTTGTACCAATTTCACAAGAAACAAGAGCTGATCTCGAGACCGTCATCTCGCTCGCTGATGCCGTCCTCTCTACCCAAGGACAAGAAAAAGTTTTCCTTATTCTTTTTCAGAATAATCTCGAACTTCGACCAGGAGGTGGGTTCATCGGTTCATTTGGCATACTGAAGATAAAAGACGGTACAGTAACTGATCTCGCTATTCATGATACCGGTAATTTCGATGGGCGTATCCCGAGTACAGTACTTCCTCCGTATCCGATGAAAGAAACTCTCGGAATCAATTCTTGGAAATTCCGTGACTCAAACTATTCTCCAGATTTTCCTCTCAATGCGAAACAAGCAGAATTGTTTTATCAGATGGGACAAGGACAAGAACAATTTGACGGAGTGGTTGCTATTACGACCAATGTTCTCTCGTCATTCCTCCGCGTGACTGGACCAGTAACACTCGAGGGGTTTCCAGGGACGTATGGTGCTGACAATGCAGTCTTGGACCTCGAATATCAAGTGGAACAAGGGTATTTGAGACAGGATATTGCTTTCGGTGATCGTAAGTCGGTGATGAGTATTCTCGGTTTTGAAATTCTCAAACAAGTGAAAGAGCTCTCATTTTCAAAGAAATACGAATTGTTTCAAGTGATACTTGATGACCTTCGAAGCAAAGATATCCAACTTGCATTTAAGGATGAATTGTTACAAGAAGAAATTGCTTTCTCTGGATGGGACGGGAAAGTAGATGAGAAGTGGAGGAATGATTATCTTCTTTTGGTGGATGCGAATTTGAACTCTTTTAAGAGTGATTATTATATGAAGCGTTCGTATGCATACACAATCGATCTTTCCTCTGAAATACCTCAGGCATCACTTGCTGTCACCTATAAAAACACGGCAAAAATAAAAGATTGGTTTGCGAAGGATTATCAAACATTCCTCCGTGTGTACATTCCACAGGGGAGTTATATAAAGACAGTACAGGGGGCATCGAAAGCACCGGTGTATGGAGAAGACTTCAACAAAAAATATGTGGGTGTCATCGTGCATATCCCGATCCTTTCAGAGAAGACAGTAACGTTCGAGTATACACTGCCATCAGATTTCAATCGTGAATGGTATGATCTCAAAATACAAAAACAATCAGGACTGAGCGATGTGCCAATATCTGTAACGGTGATCAAGAAAGATGGATCGAAAGAAGAGAAAAATATGATACTCAACCAAGATCAAGTGTTGAGTGAAAGTGAATAG
- a CDS encoding right-handed parallel beta-helix repeat-containing protein encodes MFNRNFWLSKEVFIGLILALIVIIPVVVFGGSKIVFVDKDASGSEEGTATHPYHSISQALDHVKKGTEVRVKNGEYKENITIPKDVKVVGDSNKREKVVIKAKNEDRPAVTMKDQSKLSYVTVKGGRHGVRIVTDAKAHLYNVVVKNSNRDGIHIDSAKTDKQHRVLLDTVEITQNDRAGIFAEKRFIVLTNSYVTSNKSDGVDFAMGTEAWLEKNSFSGNKGSGLKLVLDESEIWSKKNNIRNNGREGVEVNAYGAAGTIGFKKATLFNNGHYGIARIARTPAGVNTFGGLQYGTGVNVDHIEGNILGSFSPIVRGF; translated from the coding sequence ATGTTCAATCGCAATTTTTGGCTTTCGAAAGAGGTTTTTATTGGTTTGATACTCGCGCTCATCGTCATCATTCCAGTGGTTGTTTTTGGTGGTTCAAAAATAGTTTTTGTTGATAAAGATGCGAGTGGCTCTGAAGAAGGTACAGCCACTCATCCGTATCACAGTATCTCTCAGGCACTTGATCATGTGAAAAAAGGCACAGAAGTACGAGTCAAAAATGGTGAGTACAAAGAAAATATCACCATTCCGAAAGACGTGAAAGTTGTCGGCGACAGCAATAAGCGAGAAAAAGTCGTGATCAAAGCGAAGAATGAAGATCGTCCGGCCGTGACCATGAAAGATCAATCTAAATTGAGTTATGTGACTGTCAAAGGTGGACGACACGGTGTACGTATCGTGACGGACGCGAAAGCTCATCTCTATAACGTCGTTGTCAAAAACAGTAATCGTGATGGTATCCATATCGATTCTGCAAAAACTGACAAGCAACATCGTGTCCTTCTTGATACCGTGGAAATCACTCAAAACGATCGTGCGGGTATTTTCGCAGAGAAACGCTTCATCGTGCTTACGAATAGTTACGTTACTTCGAATAAAAGTGACGGTGTTGACTTTGCGATGGGAACCGAAGCTTGGCTCGAGAAAAATAGTTTCAGCGGAAACAAAGGCAGTGGTCTGAAACTCGTATTGGATGAATCTGAAATCTGGAGTAAGAAAAATAACATCCGAAACAATGGCCGTGAAGGAGTAGAGGTAAATGCTTATGGAGCAGCTGGTACTATCGGTTTCAAGAAAGCGACTCTTTTCAACAATGGTCACTATGGTATCGCTCGCATCGCCCGTACACCAGCTGGTGTCAATACTTTTGGAGGACTGCAATACGGAACAGGAGTGAATGTGGATCATATTGAAGGGAATATTCTCGGTTCTTTTTCCCCAATCGTCCGTGGTTTTTAG
- a CDS encoding glycosyltransferase family 4 protein has protein sequence MRIAFIGQKGIPSLSGGVEKHVEKLVVQLALLGHEVVVYTRPSYTDKTLKMYKGVKLISLPSIKTKHLDAITHTFIATVHALFQNYDVVHYHSIGPSILSFIPKLLRPDMSVIATFHSRDYFHQKWNVFARAFLHFSEKMICTIPDKTIVISETLQKYVEATYKRTFVCVPNGADVSYESETEMLNKWNIRPNRYILSVSRLIAHKGIHYLIKAFNELEDTNKLPNNFKLVIVGAPAHTEEYETFLKVIAHNRRNVIFTGEQTGKALDELFSHAYLFVQPSEDEGLSIALLEAMGHGLMPIVSDIPANREAVANTGVLFPNKDVESLKKELAYFINRPDEVRALGKIAKERILDNYSWEAIARKTLEVYEDALHGYHNAKEHYASYRTK, from the coding sequence ATGAGAATAGCTTTTATCGGTCAAAAAGGAATACCAAGTCTCTCGGGCGGTGTTGAAAAACACGTCGAGAAATTAGTGGTGCAACTGGCACTCCTTGGTCACGAAGTCGTGGTCTATACCAGACCGTCCTATACCGATAAAACACTGAAGATGTACAAAGGAGTGAAACTCATCTCGCTTCCGAGCATCAAGACGAAACATCTCGATGCGATTACGCACACATTTATTGCGACTGTGCATGCCTTGTTTCAGAATTATGATGTCGTGCACTATCATTCTATCGGGCCGAGTATTCTTTCTTTTATCCCGAAACTTCTTCGTCCTGATATGTCAGTGATAGCGACGTTTCATAGTCGTGATTATTTTCATCAAAAATGGAATGTATTTGCGCGAGCCTTTTTGCATTTTTCAGAAAAAATGATTTGTACGATTCCTGATAAAACGATTGTCATCAGTGAAACACTGCAGAAATATGTCGAAGCAACGTATAAGCGTACGTTCGTTTGTGTGCCAAATGGTGCAGATGTGTCATATGAATCAGAGACGGAAATGTTGAACAAATGGAATATTCGTCCGAACCGATATATATTGTCAGTCAGTCGATTGATAGCGCACAAAGGTATTCACTATCTCATCAAAGCGTTCAATGAATTGGAAGATACAAATAAACTCCCAAATAATTTCAAGCTTGTGATTGTTGGTGCACCTGCACATACGGAAGAATACGAGACGTTTCTCAAGGTAATAGCGCATAATCGTCGTAATGTTATCTTTACTGGAGAACAGACAGGCAAAGCGCTCGATGAGTTGTTTTCACATGCGTATCTTTTTGTGCAGCCATCTGAAGATGAAGGACTGTCTATCGCACTCCTCGAAGCAATGGGACACGGACTCATGCCAATCGTCAGTGATATCCCTGCGAATCGTGAGGCAGTAGCCAATACGGGTGTTTTGTTTCCGAATAAAGATGTGGAGAGTTTGAAAAAAGAATTGGCGTATTTCATCAACCGACCTGATGAAGTCAGAGCTCTAGGCAAGATAGCCAAAGAGCGTATTTTGGACAATTATAGTTGGGAAGCGATAGCGCGTAAAACACTCGAAGTGTATGAGGATGCTCTGCACGGATATCATAATGCGAAAGAACACTATGCCTCATACCGTACCAAATAA
- the ftsW gene encoding putative lipid II flippase FtsW has protein sequence MKSLDRSLLIAVLILLGIGLLMIASAGVLYGRTRFGDAYYFFKEQLFGLGIGLILLYIFSRIDYRVWRRFVVPIFVVALGLLILVFIPGFGTSVYGATRWVEIGPISFQPSEVMKLSIILYLAAWLSQRTQKKTADLFEGFVPFLAILSLVGFLIIKQPDTGTLGLIFLIALSIFFASGANMKHIVSLFLLGLFSLFVLIRIAPYRMERFLVFLNPEYDSQGAGYQMMQALLALGSGGFFGAGLGQSRQKFNYLPEPVTDSIFAVLGEEFGFLGTTIVISLFLFIAWRGIRIALSAPDEFGKLLAVGIVSWVVLQAFINMSAISGLIPLTGISLPFISYGGTSLVVLLASIGILLNISKHSTLSTR, from the coding sequence ATGAAGTCTCTCGATCGATCACTCTTAATTGCTGTCCTCATTCTTCTCGGTATTGGACTGCTCATGATCGCGAGTGCAGGTGTGCTCTATGGCAGGACGCGTTTTGGGGATGCCTACTATTTTTTTAAAGAGCAATTATTCGGACTGGGTATCGGACTTATTCTTTTGTATATTTTCTCGCGTATCGATTATCGAGTGTGGAGACGATTTGTTGTTCCTATATTTGTTGTGGCACTCGGACTGCTTATATTGGTTTTTATTCCAGGATTTGGTACCTCGGTGTATGGAGCAACGCGTTGGGTGGAGATCGGACCCATATCTTTTCAGCCTTCAGAAGTGATGAAACTTTCTATCATTCTCTATCTCGCGGCTTGGCTCTCACAAAGGACACAAAAAAAGACGGCAGATCTTTTTGAAGGTTTCGTACCTTTTCTTGCTATTCTTTCCCTTGTCGGATTCCTTATTATCAAACAACCAGATACGGGAACACTCGGACTTATCTTTCTTATCGCCCTTTCGATTTTTTTTGCATCAGGAGCGAATATGAAACATATTGTTTCCCTTTTCTTACTCGGTCTGTTCTCTCTTTTTGTTCTCATTCGTATTGCCCCTTATCGGATGGAGCGCTTCTTGGTTTTTCTCAATCCAGAATATGATTCGCAAGGAGCCGGCTATCAAATGATGCAGGCACTTCTTGCCCTTGGGTCCGGTGGATTTTTTGGGGCAGGGTTGGGTCAGAGTCGTCAGAAATTCAACTACCTTCCTGAACCAGTAACAGACTCTATTTTTGCTGTGCTTGGAGAAGAATTTGGTTTTCTCGGAACAACGATAGTGATCTCTCTCTTTCTTTTTATCGCTTGGAGAGGGATACGTATTGCCCTTTCTGCACCAGATGAGTTTGGAAAGCTGCTCGCTGTCGGTATCGTTTCTTGGGTTGTGTTGCAGGCTTTCATCAACATGTCAGCGATTAGCGGACTCATACCTCTGACGGGTATTTCTCTTCCATTTATCAGCTATGGGGGAACATCACTTGTGGTACTTCTTGCATCAATAGGAATCTTGCTTAATATATCCAAACATTCTACACTAAGTACAAGATGA
- the trmD gene encoding tRNA (guanosine(37)-N1)-methyltransferase TrmD, whose translation MHFDILSLFPESFTSYFGVSILKRAQEDGLITIHTHNIRDYTHDKHKTVDDTPYGGGAGMLLKVEPIAEAIETIVNQQQTDNSQQKTRTILFSAKGKTFTQADAKRLTGYNRLILICGRYEGVDERVVENFIDEEFSIGNYVLTGGEIPAMVVVDAVSRLLPGVLGNEESSKTESHSIEGVVEYPQYTKPEIFREHRVPEVLLSGNHGAIEKWRAEQSHKMSEKKNTQTI comes from the coding sequence ATGCATTTCGATATTCTCTCACTTTTTCCCGAAAGCTTCACATCGTATTTTGGTGTGTCTATTTTGAAACGGGCGCAGGAAGATGGTCTCATCACTATCCATACGCATAATATACGTGACTATACTCATGATAAGCATAAGACAGTTGATGATACACCGTATGGTGGTGGAGCGGGGATGCTTCTGAAGGTAGAACCGATCGCAGAAGCTATTGAGACCATTGTCAATCAACAACAAACAGATAACAGTCAACAGAAAACAAGGACAATACTTTTTTCTGCCAAGGGGAAAACCTTTACACAAGCTGATGCCAAACGTCTTACAGGGTATAATCGACTCATTCTGATTTGTGGACGATATGAGGGAGTGGATGAACGAGTGGTGGAAAATTTTATTGATGAAGAATTCTCTATTGGGAACTATGTGCTGACCGGGGGAGAAATACCTGCTATGGTAGTCGTGGATGCTGTTTCTCGACTCTTACCTGGAGTACTGGGTAATGAAGAAAGTTCAAAAACAGAATCTCATTCGATAGAGGGTGTCGTAGAATATCCTCAGTATACGAAGCCAGAAATTTTTCGTGAACACAGGGTGCCGGAGGTACTTCTTTCAGGGAATCATGGAGCAATAGAAAAATGGAGAGCAGAACAATCACACAAGATGAGTGAGAAAAAAAATACACAAACGATATGA
- a CDS encoding GIY-YIG nuclease family protein, with product MKKICYYLYILKCSDDTFYTGITTDLIRRVDEHNSSTLGAKYTRSRRPVKLIFSHIFSDRSLASKEEYRIKKCSRLEKLDMIQKKRVKEL from the coding sequence ATGAAAAAAATATGTTATTATCTCTATATTCTGAAATGTTCAGACGATACATTCTACACGGGTATTACAACGGATCTTATTCGAAGAGTTGATGAGCATAATAGTTCGACACTGGGAGCAAAATATACGAGGAGTCGGAGGCCAGTGAAACTCATTTTTTCACACATATTTTCTGATCGATCCCTCGCATCTAAAGAAGAATATCGTATCAAGAAATGTTCTCGATTGGAGAAGCTTGATATGATACAAAAAAAGAGAGTAAAAGAATTATAA
- a CDS encoding UDP-N-acetylglucosamine--N-acetylmuramyl-(pentapeptide) pyrophosphoryl-undecaprenol N-acetylglucosamine transferase produces MNDIPRIVLTGGLSGGHTFPLIAVARALRNKFPSDLGNGVELLFIGSEGSFENDAMKQEGIPMKSVWTGKYRRYFSLQNLIDPFKIPVGFVQALWHLWIFMPDAVFSKGGAASVPVVLAAWVYRIPILLHDSDAVAGRANRFLSTFATRIAIAYPSAHDFFPAHKTVLTGNPIREEILLGDANRFVSTFSLSLEKPTILIFGGSQGAQAINIALLRILPKLLEKNIQVIHQTGTKNYESIVASVEAYGIKIGVSGYVPRAFLSVLELADALKGATLVLSRSGAGSISELAATEKASILIPLLGAANDEQRMNAYDVAALGGALVLEEDNIGENILLENIEKLLSSPELRESMGKKLAPFYHADATETIVSGIYEIAMNK; encoded by the coding sequence ATGAACGATATTCCACGCATCGTTTTGACAGGAGGGCTTTCTGGAGGCCATACATTTCCTTTGATTGCCGTCGCTCGTGCTCTCCGTAATAAATTCCCATCTGACTTGGGAAACGGTGTAGAACTTCTCTTTATCGGTTCGGAAGGGAGTTTTGAAAATGATGCTATGAAGCAGGAGGGGATTCCGATGAAATCTGTCTGGACAGGAAAATATCGTCGGTATTTTTCTTTGCAGAACTTGATTGATCCTTTCAAAATACCTGTCGGATTTGTGCAGGCATTGTGGCATCTATGGATTTTTATGCCGGACGCAGTTTTTTCCAAAGGAGGTGCAGCTTCTGTACCAGTAGTGCTCGCTGCGTGGGTCTATAGAATACCGATTTTGCTTCATGATTCCGATGCCGTTGCTGGTCGCGCCAATCGATTCTTGTCTACGTTTGCGACACGTATCGCTATCGCATATCCGAGTGCTCATGATTTTTTCCCGGCACATAAAACAGTGCTCACAGGCAATCCTATTCGAGAAGAAATTCTTTTAGGTGATGCCAATCGATTTGTATCGACATTTTCACTCTCGCTTGAGAAACCGACAATACTTATTTTTGGAGGGAGTCAAGGAGCTCAAGCGATCAATATTGCATTGCTTCGTATCTTACCAAAACTTCTTGAGAAGAATATCCAAGTCATTCATCAGACTGGAACAAAAAATTACGAGAGTATTGTTGCTTCTGTCGAAGCATATGGTATCAAAATTGGTGTATCGGGATATGTGCCGAGAGCTTTTCTTTCGGTATTGGAATTGGCAGATGCTCTCAAGGGAGCAACACTTGTTCTTTCTCGATCGGGAGCTGGTTCTATTTCTGAATTGGCTGCTACAGAGAAAGCATCAATTCTTATTCCTCTTTTGGGAGCCGCAAATGATGAACAAAGGATGAATGCGTATGATGTTGCGGCCCTCGGTGGAGCGCTTGTGTTGGAAGAGGACAATATCGGAGAGAATATCTTGTTGGAAAATATAGAGAAACTTTTATCCTCACCAGAACTTCGCGAATCTATGGGAAAAAAATTAGCACCGTTTTATCACGCTGACGCTACAGAAACTATCGTGTCTGGTATCTATGAAATCGCAATGAATAAATGA
- a CDS encoding DUF1294 domain-containing protein — MYSPLPSILIVFSLINLGAFLCMFWDKSRSKKTGAERISEGILFFLATMFGSIGVYAGMFVFRHKTRKWYFLIGIPMLIFENSAVLYLLYTHISHP; from the coding sequence ATGTATTCACCATTACCTTCCATCCTTATTGTTTTTTCTCTCATAAATCTCGGAGCTTTTCTTTGTATGTTTTGGGATAAATCACGTTCGAAAAAAACAGGAGCGGAACGAATTTCTGAAGGAATACTCTTTTTTCTTGCCACGATGTTTGGGAGCATTGGGGTCTATGCAGGGATGTTCGTATTCCGACACAAGACACGTAAATGGTATTTTCTGATCGGTATTCCGATGCTTATTTTTGAAAACAGCGCTGTGCTTTATCTACTTTACACCCATATTTCTCATCCGTAA
- the murB gene encoding UDP-N-acetylmuramate dehydrogenase produces the protein MFTVQRNVALAPFTTFHIGGKANYFTKVNGALELASAVEYAENNGLSLCIFSGGSNILFSDKGFDGMVIQMTDKTIKISGEKILCGAGVSLLDVVHTACSAGLSGMEKLAGIPGSLGGAIRGNAGAFGVEIGSVVHSVKVYSMTSGMLQEYPREKCAFGYRTSIFKKNPSLIIISADLRLECGNAEHLMKTANETIASREAKHSQKAQCAGSFFMNPLIRDTHLLQEFEKDTGSPSKDGKLPAGWLIDHAGLRGKKIGGAMVSKQHPNYLVNTGSATAEDVLMLASLIKTRVRDELGVRLKEEVQFIGL, from the coding sequence ATGTTCACCGTACAAAGAAATGTCGCTCTTGCACCGTTCACCACATTCCATATCGGAGGAAAAGCAAACTATTTCACGAAAGTGAATGGAGCACTCGAACTCGCTTCGGCAGTTGAATATGCTGAGAATAATGGCCTTTCTCTCTGTATCTTTAGTGGAGGAAGTAATATACTTTTCTCAGACAAAGGATTCGATGGGATGGTCATTCAGATGACTGATAAGACGATAAAAATCTCTGGAGAAAAGATACTCTGTGGTGCTGGTGTGTCGCTTCTCGATGTGGTACATACGGCGTGTAGCGCTGGTCTGTCGGGTATGGAGAAACTTGCTGGTATACCTGGATCACTTGGTGGAGCTATTCGTGGGAATGCGGGGGCATTTGGTGTCGAAATTGGTAGTGTTGTACACTCAGTCAAAGTTTATTCGATGACGAGCGGTATGCTTCAAGAATATCCACGAGAGAAATGTGCTTTCGGATATCGCACCAGTATCTTCAAAAAAAATCCGAGTCTTATTATTATTTCTGCTGATCTTCGTCTAGAATGTGGCAACGCGGAACATCTGATGAAAACTGCAAACGAAACTATCGCCTCACGTGAAGCAAAACACTCACAGAAAGCTCAGTGTGCCGGATCATTTTTCATGAATCCTCTCATCAGAGATACACATCTGTTACAGGAATTTGAAAAAGATACGGGTAGTCCTTCCAAAGATGGGAAATTGCCAGCTGGATGGCTCATCGATCATGCTGGTCTTCGTGGAAAGAAAATCGGTGGCGCAATGGTGAGCAAACAACATCCGAATTATCTCGTCAATACGGGAAGCGCAACAGCAGAAGATGTGCTGATGCTTGCGAGTCTCATCAAAACTCGGGTACGCGATGAACTTGGTGTACGTCTCAAGGAAGAAGTACAATTTATTGGTCTCTAA